The following are encoded in a window of Sminthopsis crassicaudata isolate SCR6 chromosome 3, ASM4859323v1, whole genome shotgun sequence genomic DNA:
- the SPTSSB gene encoding serine palmitoyltransferase small subunit B, translating to MMNLRSIKDYIAWLYYQYTIISCCAVLEPWERSMFNTIFLTIVGMVVYTAYVFIPIHIRLAWEFFSEIFGDQSTASASN from the coding sequence ATGATGAATCTACGGTCCATAAAGGATTACATTGCCTGGCTCTATTACCAGTACACCATCATCAGCTGCTGCGCTGTCCTGGAGCCCTGGGAACGATCCATGTTCAACACCATTTTCCTCACGATTGTGGGAATGGTAGTGTACACGGCCTACGTCTTCATTCCCATCCACATACGTCTGGCTTGGGAATTCTTTTCAGAAATCTTTGGAGACCAAAGTACTGCTTCTGCCTCTAATTGA